The Sesamum indicum cultivar Zhongzhi No. 13 linkage group LG2, S_indicum_v1.0, whole genome shotgun sequence genome contains a region encoding:
- the LOC105155809 gene encoding Werner Syndrome-like exonuclease, which translates to MTIHYQYQLPSQAHAVVFFRDVIHTTVTHDPAIVSRWIHDVNSLYGHRLIVGLDVEWRPNLIRHQQNPAATLQLCIGRCCLIYQLIHSPYFPLQLIQFLSFSNHTFVGVDVKSDLKKLQRDHRIGYNARAVDLRGLAADVCGMKELKKGGLRSLTRSVLGKEMEKPKWVTMSSWDNRVLTADQVQYACVDAFVSFEIGRILNASAALGLM; encoded by the coding sequence ATGACGATCCACTACCAATACCAGTTGCCCTCCCAAGCCCACGCCGTCGTCTTCTTCCGCGACGTCATCCACACCACCGTCACCCACGACCCCGCCATCGTATCTCGGTGGATTCACGACGTTAACTCCCTCTACGGCCACCGCCTGATCGTGGGCCTCGACGTGGAGTGGCGCCCCAACTTGATCCGCCACCAACAAAACCCCGCAGCCACGCTCCAGCTCTGCATCGGCCGCTGCTGCCTCATCTACCAACTCATCCACTCCCCCTACTTTCCTCTCCAGCTGATCCAATTCCTCTCGTTCTCTAACCACACCTTCGTCGGAGTTGACGTTAAATCCGATTTGAAGAAGCTTCAGCGAGATCATAGGATTGGGTATAACGCGAGGGCGGTGGATTTGAGGGGTTTGGCGGCGGATGTTTGTGGAATGAAGGAATTGAAGAAAGGTGGGCTGAGGAGCCTGACGAGAAGCGTGCTGGGAAAAGAGATGGAAAAGCCGAAATGGGTGACGATGAGCAGTTGGGATAATCGGGTGCTGACGGCTGATCAAGTGCAGTATGCTTGTGTTGATGCTTTTGTGAGCTTCGAGATTGGTAGGATTTTGAATGCTTCTGCTGCTCTTGGCTTAATGTAA